One window of Bifidobacterium pseudocatenulatum DSM 20438 = JCM 1200 = LMG 10505 genomic DNA carries:
- a CDS encoding type IA DNA topoisomerase produces the protein MRLIIAEKHSVGQAIAQAVGGHMEKHDGYVQVGDDLVTWAQGHLVDLAAPDEYKNHDWGKWSLDTLPIDPTPDWQWKVSRDKGADRQYKVVAGLMRRGDVDMLVDACDPDREGEAIFRRIVTHVGVSKPMRRLWVASLEEDAIRDALASMKDETEYQGLADSAMIRAKADWLIGMNASRAYSLVYNARFTVGRVQTPTLTMIVDRDRDITGYVARPYWKVVAPMGGWKLAGERLDRREDAETLLRIVNSDDFAFSIFKADRKQQHDAPPRLYDLTGLQKDMSRLHGLTAARTLAALQSLYEKKLATYPRTDSQYITHDDLDTLRGLTEGDRLAAGFIEPSAKPERPHLELTVNDAKVAGHTAILPTMQADKAALDELGDDERLVLTRVVRRMWEAVGDDYVHDVTNVVANIDPHWCEKHPDEGRLLPEGECRFTSRSDQPVSLGWHAIEHAVPQEDHGEEDEAADNIIPANLTDGVSIAPVPQGGATLSEGKTKPPKPFTEATLLAAMEHASRWVEDKELKAALDDDESHSGGIGTPATRADVIEKLIRTGYVERKGKQLRSTEQGRSLIDVVAPKLKDVALTAGMERRLSEVEHGQTDAAEVETEFRDLAAGIPADAQAAVRQDHVQTRKRNTESFGPCPRCGKPVVKTGKVFQCSTNRREKQPDGTWKTTEGCGWSAWTTVAGKTITDTTMRGLLVGRKVSLEGFISRKGSRFDAALLIDKDKGIAFDFNDNKERKRK, from the coding sequence ATGCGACTGATCATCGCCGAGAAGCACTCGGTCGGCCAGGCCATCGCCCAGGCGGTCGGCGGGCACATGGAAAAGCACGACGGCTATGTGCAGGTCGGCGACGACCTGGTCACCTGGGCGCAAGGACACCTCGTCGACCTGGCCGCGCCCGACGAATACAAGAACCACGACTGGGGAAAGTGGAGCCTCGACACGCTGCCCATCGACCCGACACCCGACTGGCAATGGAAGGTCAGCCGGGACAAGGGCGCAGACCGCCAGTACAAGGTCGTCGCAGGACTGATGCGCCGCGGCGACGTCGACATGCTTGTCGACGCATGCGACCCCGACCGTGAGGGCGAGGCCATCTTCCGTCGGATCGTGACGCATGTAGGAGTCTCCAAGCCGATGCGACGCCTGTGGGTCGCGAGCCTGGAGGAGGACGCCATCCGCGACGCCCTCGCGTCCATGAAGGACGAGACGGAATACCAGGGGCTCGCCGATTCGGCGATGATCCGCGCGAAGGCCGACTGGCTGATCGGCATGAACGCTTCACGCGCCTATTCGCTCGTCTACAACGCGCGGTTCACCGTCGGCCGCGTGCAGACGCCCACGCTCACCATGATCGTGGACCGCGACAGGGACATTACCGGCTACGTGGCCCGACCGTACTGGAAGGTCGTCGCCCCGATGGGCGGATGGAAGCTGGCCGGCGAACGACTGGACAGGCGGGAGGACGCCGAGACGCTGCTGCGGATCGTCAACTCGGACGACTTCGCCTTCTCGATCTTCAAGGCCGACCGCAAGCAGCAGCACGACGCGCCGCCCCGCCTGTACGACCTGACCGGATTGCAGAAGGACATGAGCCGGCTGCACGGCCTGACCGCCGCCCGCACCTTGGCCGCCTTGCAATCCCTGTATGAGAAAAAACTGGCGACGTATCCGCGCACCGACTCGCAGTACATCACGCACGACGACCTGGACACGCTGCGTGGCCTCACCGAAGGCGACCGGCTCGCCGCCGGCTTCATCGAACCGTCCGCGAAACCTGAACGGCCACATCTCGAACTGACCGTGAACGACGCGAAGGTGGCCGGCCACACCGCTATCCTTCCCACCATGCAGGCCGACAAGGCGGCGCTCGATGAGCTCGGCGACGACGAACGTCTCGTGCTGACGCGCGTGGTGCGACGCATGTGGGAGGCCGTGGGCGACGACTACGTGCACGACGTGACGAACGTCGTCGCGAACATCGACCCGCATTGGTGCGAGAAGCATCCGGACGAAGGTCGACTTCTGCCCGAGGGCGAATGCCGTTTCACCAGCCGTTCCGACCAGCCCGTCTCCCTCGGCTGGCACGCCATCGAGCATGCCGTCCCGCAGGAGGACCATGGCGAGGAGGACGAGGCCGCTGACAACATCATCCCCGCGAACCTCACCGACGGGGTCTCCATCGCGCCGGTCCCGCAAGGCGGGGCGACACTGTCCGAGGGAAAAACGAAGCCGCCGAAGCCATTCACCGAGGCGACGCTGCTCGCCGCGATGGAGCACGCTAGCCGCTGGGTGGAGGACAAGGAACTCAAGGCCGCATTGGACGACGACGAATCCCATTCCGGAGGCATCGGCACGCCGGCCACCCGCGCCGACGTGATCGAGAAGCTGATCCGCACAGGATACGTGGAACGCAAGGGCAAGCAGCTCCGCTCCACCGAACAGGGCCGATCCCTGATCGACGTGGTCGCCCCGAAGCTCAAGGACGTGGCATTGACCGCCGGCATGGAGCGACGCCTTTCGGAGGTCGAACACGGACAGACGGACGCCGCGGAGGTCGAAACGGAGTTCCGCGACCTCGCCGCCGGCATCCCGGCCGATGCCCAGGCCGCCGTCCGGCAGGACCATGTGCAGACGAGGAAACGGAACACGGAATCGTTCGGCCCATGCCCACGATGCGGCAAGCCCGTCGTCAAAACGGGCAAGGTGTTCCAATGCTCCACCAACCGGCGCGAGAAACAACCCGACGGCACATGGAAGACCACGGAGGGATGCGGCTGGAGCGCCTGGACGACCGTGGCCGGCAAGACCATCACCGACACGACCATGCGCGGCCTGCTCGTCGGCCGGAAGGTCAGCCTCGAGGGCTTCATCTCAAGGAAGGGCAGCAGGTTCGACGCCGCGCTCCTCATCGACAAGGACAAGGGCATCGCATTTGACTTCAACGACAACAAGGAAAGGAAAAGAAAATGA